Below is a genomic region from Nocardioides panacis.
GGGCCAGCTGCCCCCCCGCCGATGACCGCGAGAGCAGGGGTCGGGACGGAGGAGGGGGCGGTCACGCGACGAGCGTAACCAGGCGCCGGTCGGGTCGGGTCAGGAGGCCGTCTTGGCGATGCGGGCGGCCACGTCGGCGTACACCGGGGCGACGGTCTCGAAGCGCAGCCCGCGGCCGCGGATCGTGGTGATCAGGGTCGGGCGCCGGGTGTCGTCCCCGAGCTTCTTGCGGACCCAGCCGAGGTGCACGTCGATGGTCTTCGCGGACGTCCAGAAGTTGGTCTGCCACACGTCGCGCATCAGCTCCTCGCGGGTGACGATCTCCCCGGGCCGGCTGATCAGGGCATGCAGCAGGTCGAACTCCTTGTTGGACATCCGGATCTCGATCCCGTCGCGCCACACGCGACGCGCGGTCTCGTCGAGCTCCACGCCCTGCACACTCATCATGGGATGAGCGTAAAGAGACAAAACGGACACCGGATGGGGAACTCCCAGATTGACCCGGAATGACTACTCCCGGGTCTAGTCATTCCGGGCGTTCGGCTTCCGAACGGGGCAGCGGCGAGCGTCCGCAGACCGCTCAGTGCCGGCGTACGGCGACCGGCTCGACGATCCCGAACCCGCGCAGCGGGCGGGCCGGCAGCAGCCGCGAGTCGAACAGCCCCGGAGAGAGCCGGTCGGAGGTGGCCCGGTCGGTGATCACCCGGTTGCGCCGGGCCACCCCGGTGAGCCGCGCGGCCATGTTCACCGGCGGGCCGAACACATCGCCGAGCTGCATGATCACCGAACCGGTGGCGAGCCCCAGCCGGACGTCGGGCAGCCGGCTGTCGTGCCCGATCACGTCGACGATGTTCAGCGCGATGTCCATCGCCCGGGTCGGGTCCTCGGAGACGAACAGCACCGAGTCGCCCAGCGTCTTGATCACCCGGCCGCGCTGCTGGGCGACCACGTCGGCGCAGCGCGACTCGAAGATCTCGACCAGGTCGCCGATCCGGTCCTCGTCGAGCTCGTTGGACAGCGCGGTGAACCGGACCAGGTCGGCGAAGCCCACCGTGACCTCGGTGGTGTGCAGGTCGGAGTCGTTGGCGCCGAGCGCCTCGACGCGGGCGACCGCGGCCGCGAGGTGCCGGCGCCACGAGTAGATCAGCAGCTGCTCGAACGGCACGCCGACCTCCTCGACGAGCCGCAGCGCGCTGCCCACCCGGCTGCCGGTGGCCTGGTCGCCGGCCTCCAGCTGCTCGACCCGGGCCGAGAGGGTGGCCACCTCCCAGTCGGCGAGCCGCGCCATCGTCTGGCCGACCGCGCGGGTCAGGCGCACCGCGGTGTCGAAGTCGATCGCCCCGCGGTCCACGGCGCCGACCATGGTGCTCAGCGCCGCGCGGTCGCCGTCGGTGAACGCGGCCTGGTCGCCGGCGTCGGGGAAGCCCAGCGCCCGCCAGAGCCGGCGGGCCTCCTCCAAGGTCACGCCGGCCGCCTCGGCGACCTCCTCGCTGGTGAGCGACGGGTTCTCGCCGAGGATCGCGCCCTCGAGCGCCTGGCGGGTGAAGCGGGGCTCAGGTTCCGTCATCGAGGCGGCGTTCCCGTGCGTCGTCGGTGTGCCCGAAGAGCAGGTCGCTGATCGCGAGGTGCACCTGCTCGGCGTGCGGGATGTCGTGGAGCCGGACGCTCCCGCGCTCGCTGGCGTCGGAGACCACCAGGGTGCCGCAGCCGAGCATCCGGTCGACCAGCCCGTGCTCGTAGGCGACGTCGTTGATCCTGGCCAGCGGGATGTCGTGCCCGCGGCGGCTCAGGATGCCGGTCCGGGTGATCAGCCGCCGGTCGGTGACGGTGTAGGAGGTCGTCATCCAGCGCAGGAACGGCTGGACCACGAGCCGGAGCACGACGACCAGCGCCAGCATCCAGATCACCGCGAGCAGCAGCGGACGCGCGCGGCCGGACGGGAACGTCGAGACGAAGCCGGCGATCGCGGCGACCAGGATCAGCCAGAGGGCCGGCAGCAGCAGCGCCTTGACGTGGGTGCGGGTGGACACCACGACCTGCTCGCCGTCGTTGAGGAGCCGCTGGGAGATCACCACCGGGGAATCATGACACGCAGCGCCCCTCAGACCGGGCGGACGTGCACGACGTCGCCGGCGCCCAGCGCGTGCACCCGGCTCCCGTCGTCGACCAGCAGCCGGCCGTCCTCGTCGACGTCGAGGGCCCGGCCGTGCAGCGGCGCCCCGCCGGGCAGGTCGACCCGGACGTCCCGGCCGATCGTCGAGCAGCTCCGGGTGTACGACGGGCGCAGGCCCTGTCCCGCGGCGCCGACCCAGCCGCCGTACAGGTCGGAGAAGGCGGTCAGCACCGCGACGAGCAGCGCCGAGCGGTCCACCGGCGGGGCGCCCGCGAGCTCCAGGGAGGTGGCCGTGGGCACCGGCAGCTCGTCCGGGGTCGAGGACACGTTGAGCCCGACGCCGACGACGGCCGCCGCCCCGTCCGGTGCCTCGACCCGCTCGACCAGGATGCCGGCGACCTTGCGCTCCTCGACGAGCACGTCGTTGGGCCACTTGAGCACCGCGTCGAGCGGGCTGCTGCGACGTACCCCCTCGACGACGGCCAGCCCGGTCAGCAGCGGCAGCCACGGCCAGCGCGCGACCGGCACCGCCTCGGGCCGGACCAGGAGGGAGAACGTCAGGGCGGCGCGCGGCGGGGTGACCCACACCCGGTCCAGGCGGCCCCGCCCGGCGGTCTGGTGCTCGGTCACGACGACCAGTCCGGGCGCCTCGCCGGCGCGCGCCCGCAGGGCCACGTCGGCGTTCGTCGACG
It encodes:
- a CDS encoding winged helix-turn-helix domain-containing protein, which produces MMSVQGVELDETARRVWRDGIEIRMSNKEFDLLHALISRPGEIVTREELMRDVWQTNFWTSAKTIDVHLGWVRKKLGDDTRRPTLITTIRGRGLRFETVAPVYADVAARIAKTAS
- a CDS encoding adenylate/guanylate cyclase domain-containing protein yields the protein MTEPEPRFTRQALEGAILGENPSLTSEEVAEAAGVTLEEARRLWRALGFPDAGDQAAFTDGDRAALSTMVGAVDRGAIDFDTAVRLTRAVGQTMARLADWEVATLSARVEQLEAGDQATGSRVGSALRLVEEVGVPFEQLLIYSWRRHLAAAVARVEALGANDSDLHTTEVTVGFADLVRFTALSNELDEDRIGDLVEIFESRCADVVAQQRGRVIKTLGDSVLFVSEDPTRAMDIALNIVDVIGHDSRLPDVRLGLATGSVIMQLGDVFGPPVNMAARLTGVARRNRVITDRATSDRLSPGLFDSRLLPARPLRGFGIVEPVAVRRH
- a CDS encoding PH domain-containing protein, encoding MVISQRLLNDGEQVVVSTRTHVKALLLPALWLILVAAIAGFVSTFPSGRARPLLLAVIWMLALVVVLRLVVQPFLRWMTTSYTVTDRRLITRTGILSRRGHDIPLARINDVAYEHGLVDRMLGCGTLVVSDASERGSVRLHDIPHAEQVHLAISDLLFGHTDDARERRLDDGT
- a CDS encoding biotin--[acetyl-CoA-carboxylase] ligase gives rise to the protein MSIPPPSRPPLDPAALVAPGWRVEVVPESPSTNADVALRARAGEAPGLVVVTEHQTAGRGRLDRVWVTPPRAALTFSLLVRPEAVPVARWPWLPLLTGLAVVEGVRRSSPLDAVLKWPNDVLVEERKVAGILVERVEAPDGAAAVVGVGLNVSSTPDELPVPTATSLELAGAPPVDRSALLVAVLTAFSDLYGGWVGAAGQGLRPSYTRSCSTIGRDVRVDLPGGAPLHGRALDVDEDGRLLVDDGSRVHALGAGDVVHVRPV